TCTTGACGAGGGATTGTCTGTTATGGCGGAGGATTCTGTATGGGAGGAAGAGAAACAAATTCTTAAGCAAATGGCAGAAGAGGCTGAGCTAGGGGTTCCTTTCTCAAAAGTACTGGAGAATACAGGCCTTTATCCAGCCTATGTGATCCGGATGTCAAAGCTGGGGGAGGAGACAGGGACTCTGGACCAGATCATGGAGTCCTTGGCCGGATATTATGAAAAAGAGCATATCCTTATGAAAAACATCAGGAATGCAGTTACTTACCCTATCATCATGATTTTTATGCTTCTGGTGGTTCTTCTGGTTTTATTCACCAGAGTTATGCCCATATTTGAACAAGTATACCAACAGCTGGGGGCAGAGATGTCGCCGGTTTCTCTTGCTGCAACAAGACTTGGAGGCGTATTCTGTGCAGTTGCCCTGGTTCTTGGGATCCTTCTGGCTCTTGCAGCTGCCCTGGTATGGCTTTTCGGCAGGAAAGGGAAAAAGCTTTTGGTTGCGGAACGGCTGATCCAGTGGATTAAAAAAAGAAGCCGCATGGCTCTTGCAATATCCAACCGGCGTTTTACTGCGGTCCTGGCACTTACTCTTCACAGCGGATTAGAGCTGGAAAAGGGGATGGAACTGGCAGAGCAGCTGGTTGAGAATCAGATAGTGGAAGAAAAGATCAGACATTGTGCGAAAGAGCTTGAAACTGGAACAGATTATTATACCGCCATGAAGAATACCGGGCTGTTTAACGGCTTCTACGCGCAGATGATAAAGGTAGGAACCAGAAGCGGCCAGCTGGACCGGGTCATGGAGGAAATCTCCAGAAGCTATGAAGATGAAGCGGATACGGCCATGGAACATATGGTCAGCCGGTTTGAACCTACGGTGGTGGCAGTGCTTGCCATTGCGGTGGGACTGGTGCTTTTGTCTGTCATGCTTCCTCTTGTCAGTGTCTTGTCGGCGATCGGATAGGGGGCGTCTTGATGATTAAATGGAAACAATCTCCCAGAGAGGTTATCGGTCAGTTGTTCTCTTTGCTGGCTTTCGCTTGTGCGGTTGTCTTTTTTGTTTCAGGAGTTCTCATGTTCTCGAGGAAAGCAGATGCAAAGGGAGCTGATACCCTTCGGGATGCCATACGCAGGGCTTCGGTGCAGTGCTATGCCATTGAGGGAAGATATCCGCCAAACGTGGAATATCTGGAAGAAAATTATGGAATACAGATTGACAGAAACCGGTATGACGTGTTTTACAGCGGCTTTGCTTCAAACTTTATGCCGGATATTACGGTCAATCCCCATGAACGATAACCGGGAGGTGGGCAAGTGAGCGGAAAAGAATATCAGAGAGGCCAGATGGCCAATGCTCTGTTTACCATACTGCTGTTCCTTGTATTTGTGCTCTGCGCTTTATTCTCGGTGCTCATCGGAGGCAAAGTTTTTGAGAACATCAATGCCAGAGCAGAGAATACCTACCAAAAGGATGTAGCCTTAAGTTACATAGCCAACAAAGTGAGGCAGGGGGATGAAGCTGGCAGGGTTACTCTGACAGAGATGTCAGGAACTTCTGTCCTTAAGCTGGAACAGGAGATACAGGATTCGGTTTATGTGACCCTTATTTATTACCAGGATGGCAGGCTGTGGGAGCTATTTACAGACGAAGAAAGCGGCCTGGGAGTAGGAGACGGGAATGAGATTCTGGAATGCAGCCCGGTTTCCATGGAAATGGATGGCAGGCTTCTGCATATAAAAACGGAGATGGAAGGCGGAGACCGCCTCTGGCTTTCCTTAAGAAGCGGAGGGGCAGACCATGAATAGAAAACACCCCTCAGGCGTATTTATGATGGAGATGATTGCCGTTGTTTTTTTCTTTATCCTTTGTGCAGGCATCTGCATAAAAACATTTGTAAAAGCGGATTTCATGAGCCGGGAGGCAGCGGATTTAAATCAGGGTGTGCTGATCGCCCAAAGCGTAGCAGAGGTCTGGAAAGCGGAGGGCCCGGAGGGACTTGAAAATAGGTTTCAGGCTTATGGGCAGGAGGACAGTTCTTTAGGCTATACTATGGGTCTTGATAAGTCCGGTAATCCTTGTGAAAAAGAGAAGGCTGTTTTTGATGTAAAAGCAGACATTGCCGGGCCGGGACATGCAGAAGTGACCGTAAGCAAAAACGGGAAACGAATTTTTACCCTTACGGTGACCAGACATGTGACTCAACAATGACGGAGGTGGAACCATGGCAAAACAGGAAAATGGATATAGGGCCAATATAGGCAGTCCTTCCCTTATACTCATATTTATTGTCATGTGCCTGATAACCTTTGGGATGCTTTCCCTTAGTACCGCCAAAAGTGAGCGGAATCTGGCAGAACGCAATGCTTCTGCTGTGACAGAGTACTACCGGGCTGACGGAGAGGGAGAGGCTTTTTATCAGATGGTTTTAAATAAGGCGGCGAAAGTCCGGGAAAAGAGCCAGGATCCACAGGAACGGAAACAGCTTTTGTCCCGGGAACTGGGAGATGTCTATGAGCCGGATAAGGGAACCGTGACTGTAAATATCCCCATGGAACGTTCCCAGGCTCTTTCTATAGAACTGGTTTTCCTTCCGGAGGGAGAAGAGGATATTCAGATATCAAAATGGAAGGTAATTCAGACAGAGGATTTTGAAATTGATCATTCCATGCCAGTGTGGACAGGTGGGGAGACTTAAGAAACAGGAGACAGGGCGATGAAAGTAA
This genomic stretch from Lacrimispora sphenoides harbors:
- a CDS encoding DUF4860 domain-containing protein, translating into MSGKEYQRGQMANALFTILLFLVFVLCALFSVLIGGKVFENINARAENTYQKDVALSYIANKVRQGDEAGRVTLTEMSGTSVLKLEQEIQDSVYVTLIYYQDGRLWELFTDEESGLGVGDGNEILECSPVSMEMDGRLLHIKTEMEGGDRLWLSLRSGGADHE
- a CDS encoding type II secretion system F family protein; its protein translation is MKMKAKKRYSARELSAFCLQISILLHAAIPLDEGLSVMAEDSVWEEEKQILKQMAEEAELGVPFSKVLENTGLYPAYVIRMSKLGEETGTLDQIMESLAGYYEKEHILMKNIRNAVTYPIIMIFMLLVVLLVLFTRVMPIFEQVYQQLGAEMSPVSLAATRLGGVFCAVALVLGILLALAAALVWLFGRKGKKLLVAERLIQWIKKRSRMALAISNRRFTAVLALTLHSGLELEKGMELAEQLVENQIVEEKIRHCAKELETGTDYYTAMKNTGLFNGFYAQMIKVGTRSGQLDRVMEEISRSYEDEADTAMEHMVSRFEPTVVAVLAIAVGLVLLSVMLPLVSVLSAIG